The Microplitis demolitor isolate Queensland-Clemson2020A chromosome 8, iyMicDemo2.1a, whole genome shotgun sequence genome has a segment encoding these proteins:
- the LOC103573279 gene encoding myotubularin-related protein 9, with protein sequence MEFFDMIPVAKVECVVLTEKTNEKQSRLEGTLCLSDHHLLLSFREESRKDLWLLYRNIDVIEKKTNNQIPGGSIILKCKDFRILQLDFINTDDLINIATSLEKLSSLDQTLQYPFFFRPQTLNQNKDQSENGWTAFTPVSEWSRLLASHGDEWRISYLNRDYKVCNSYPSTLIVPRLIDDQMIISSAGFREGGRFPVLCYRHEGGSILFRSGQPLCGATGKRCKEDERLLNIVLGSGRRGYIIDTRSSSQAQSARARGGGTEIDSAYPQWRKVFKSVPRLSDLAESLSKLIEACNDISCSTSQWLSRLENSGWLSTVQSAMNAACVAAQCLHQELAAVLVHGGAGRDSTLVITSLAQIILNPDCRTVRGFEALLEREWVQAGHPFYTRTRHGAYYPTNSQHSPHAPTFLLFLDCLYQLHYQFQFSFEYTTEMLIELFKHAYFSGYGTFLGDSESDRISLRLAERTTSIWTYINKPESLEKWLNPLYEPNPGVIWPSVAPISINLWKELYLSHTSASPWSGFTACITQIKHNHSSVKKVANQLRIQVRRALDDIICDQDTSCQTENDQEQLSPCFAQLTLESQKT encoded by the exons atggaattttttgatatgatACCTGTCGCAAAAGTTGAATGTGTAGTATTAACAGAAAAAACAAACGAAAAGCAATCAAGACTTGAGGGTACACTTTGTTTAAGTGATCACCACCTTTTATTGTCATTCAGAGAAGAATCTCGTAAAGATCTTTGGTTACTCTATCGTAATATCgatgttattgaaaaaaaaactaataaccAAATACCTGGAGGCAGTATTATACTCAAGTGTAaagattttagaattttacAGCTTGATTTTATCAACACTGACGATTTAATAAACATCGCTACATCTTTAGAAAAACTATCATCacttg ATCAAACATTgcaatatccatttttttttcgcccgCAAAcgttaaatcaaaataaagacCAAAGCGAAAACGGATGGACAGCATTTACTCCTGTGTCAGAGTGGTCACGATTATTAGCATCACATGGAGATGAATGGAGAATAAGTTATCTTAATCGTGATTACAAAGTATGTAATTCATATCCATCTACGCTGATAGTGCCACGTTTGATTGATGATCAAATGATAATATCATCAGCAGGATTTAGAGAAGGTGGAAGATTTCCAGTTTTATGTTACAGACACGAAGGAGGA AGTATTCTCTTCAGAAGTGGCCAACCTCTGTGCGGTGCGACTGGAAAAAGATGTAAAGAAGACGAGAGGCTATTGAATATTGTCCTGGGTTCTGGAAGACGCGG atatataATTGACACGAGATCATCTAGTCAAGCACAGAGTGCTAGAGCAAGAGGTGGCGGAACAGAAATAGATTCAGCTTATCCACAATGGCgaaaagttttcaaaagtGTTCCGCGTCTTTCAGACTTAGCTGAAAGTCTTAGCAAATTAATAGAAGCTTGTAATGATATTTCATGCTCCACTAGTCAATGGCTATCAAGATTAGAAAACAGTGGATGGTTATCAACTGTCCAAAGTGCTATGAATGCTGCCTGTGTCGCTGCACAGTGCCTTCATCAAGAGTTAGCGGCAGTGCTAGTTcatg gAGGAGCTGGCCGCGATTCAACTCTTGTTATTACAAGTTTagctcaaattattttaaatcctgATTGTCGGACTGTAAGAGGGTTTGAAGCCTTGTTAGAACGTGAGTGGGTTCAAGCAGGACATCCTTTTTACACACGAACACGACATGGAGCTTACTATCCAACAAATTCACAACATTCACCTCATGCTCCAacatttcttctttttcttgattgtctttatcaattacattatcaatttcaatttagTTTTGAATATACCACTGAAATGCTAATAGAACTTTTTAAACATGCCTATTTTTCTGGATATGGAACATTTTTAg gCGATTCTGAATCTGACAGAATAAGTTTACGATTAGCAGAACGCACTACTAGTATCTGGacgtatataaataaaccagAGTCATTGGAAAAATGGCTAAATCCATTGTATGAGCCTAATCCTGGTGTTATTTGGCCTAGTGTAGCGCCTATCAGTATTAATCTATGGAAAGAATTGTATTTAAGCCACACCTCGGCATCACCTTGGAGCGGGTTTACCGCGTGCATCACTCAAATAAAACATAATCATTCATCAGTTAAAAAAGTTGCTAACCAATTACGAATACAGGTGCGTCGAGCTTTAGATGATATAATTTGTGATCAAGACACTTCCTGCCAAACAGAAAATGATCAGGAACAATTGTCTCCGTGTTTTGCCCAATTGACGCTAGAATCTCAAAAgacttaa